From Pirellulales bacterium, the proteins below share one genomic window:
- a CDS encoding (2Fe-2S)-binding protein, which translates to MAVVIVDGQEIELGDHERLNGIQAARRIGVEIPFYCWHPGLTVVASCRMCLVETGTKHPETGAITMLPKLVPACQTPAKDGTVFVTNSDKVKQARAMVEEDLLLRHPVDCPICDKAGECSLQDYHFEHGQAERRADVRPFTSRRRDMGDTVTLFVDRCIMCTRCVRFCREITGSSELMVINRGSHEEIDVFPGYPLVNKMSGNVVDLCPVGALCDKDFLYQQRVWYMKQHQGVCTGCSTGCSIYINENQDAVYRLKPRENPAVNKWWMCDEGRYSYRHLHSPVRQIQPRRIAEIGNPGGNGHAGERRPHDITVKHFRPMENVEWSQLPRDLSAQLEQVCRDGGRLAAVVSPHLTVEEAYLLCKLARQFDSNAVLALGPVPIEGHDESFPGGFTIHAEKCPNRKGAEAVIAHFCNGKIKTFNELLEDLAAGQIRAAWISGGYSCAWNGDAIAQRFAALELIVVQDMFESPVWHVATYQLPGAGFAERSGSYVNFNHRLQSFTWAIRPPAGVWVEGQLYWNMLNLRGLYNPRTVLREIAATIAAFSAAAGEIPAVGIDMRMNQLATAASNEH; encoded by the coding sequence ATGGCCGTAGTCATCGTTGACGGACAAGAAATCGAACTTGGCGATCACGAACGCCTGAATGGCATTCAGGCGGCGCGTCGGATCGGCGTCGAGATTCCCTTCTACTGCTGGCACCCGGGACTGACAGTCGTCGCCAGTTGTCGGATGTGTTTGGTCGAGACAGGCACCAAGCATCCCGAGACCGGCGCTATCACAATGTTGCCAAAGCTTGTGCCGGCTTGCCAAACGCCCGCCAAAGATGGAACAGTGTTTGTCACGAACAGTGACAAAGTAAAGCAAGCACGTGCGATGGTCGAGGAAGACTTGCTGCTGCGTCATCCGGTCGATTGCCCCATCTGCGACAAGGCCGGTGAATGCAGCCTGCAAGATTACCACTTCGAGCACGGTCAGGCTGAACGCCGCGCCGATGTCCGGCCGTTTACCAGCCGCCGGCGCGACATGGGTGATACCGTTACGCTGTTCGTCGATCGCTGCATCATGTGTACCCGCTGCGTCCGATTTTGCCGAGAAATCACCGGCAGTAGCGAGCTGATGGTCATCAACCGCGGCAGCCACGAAGAGATCGATGTGTTTCCCGGCTATCCGCTGGTGAACAAAATGTCGGGCAATGTGGTCGATCTGTGCCCTGTCGGCGCACTGTGCGATAAAGACTTTCTGTACCAACAGCGCGTGTGGTACATGAAGCAGCACCAGGGCGTATGTACTGGCTGCTCGACCGGCTGCTCGATCTACATCAACGAAAATCAAGACGCTGTCTATCGACTGAAGCCGCGCGAGAATCCTGCCGTCAACAAATGGTGGATGTGCGATGAAGGCAGATACAGCTACCGCCATTTGCATTCGCCCGTTCGACAAATACAGCCACGCCGGATTGCGGAAATCGGCAACCCTGGCGGCAATGGCCACGCGGGCGAACGGCGGCCACACGATATCACCGTCAAGCATTTCCGGCCAATGGAAAACGTCGAATGGTCGCAGTTGCCGCGGGATTTGTCGGCGCAGCTCGAGCAGGTTTGCCGCGACGGTGGTCGATTGGCGGCGGTAGTATCGCCCCATCTGACCGTCGAAGAAGCGTACTTGCTCTGCAAGTTGGCGCGCCAATTCGATTCCAACGCCGTTCTCGCGCTCGGTCCAGTGCCGATCGAGGGCCACGATGAAAGCTTTCCTGGCGGATTTACGATTCATGCTGAAAAATGCCCAAATCGCAAGGGGGCCGAGGCAGTCATTGCTCACTTTTGCAACGGAAAAATCAAGACGTTCAACGAGCTACTCGAAGATCTCGCTGCTGGCCAAATCAGGGCCGCCTGGATCAGCGGCGGTTATTCCTGTGCATGGAACGGCGACGCGATTGCGCAGCGGTTCGCGGCGCTGGAGCTAATCGTCGTTCAAGACATGTTTGAGTCACCCGTGTGGCACGTTGCCACGTATCAATTGCCCGGCGCTGGATTTGCCGAGCGCAGCGGCTCGTACGTGAATTTCAATCACCGACTCCAATCGTTTACCTGGGCCATCCGCCCACCGGCCGGCGTCTGGGTCGAAGGTCAACTTTACTGGAACATGCTTAATCTGCGCGGCCTATATAACCCGCGCACGGTGCTGAGAGAAATCGCCGCCACGATCGCGGCCTTCAGCGCTGCTGCTGGTGAAATTCCGGCCGTTGGAATTGATATGAGGATGAACCAGTTGGCCACCGCAGCAAGCAATGAGCATTGA